The following is a genomic window from Actinomadura sp. WMMB 499.
GGACTCGTACCCGGAGGGCAGGAACTCGCCCTGGTCGGATTCGGTTGTCAGTTTGGGGGAGAAGGCGATGATGACGACTGCCGCCGCCAGCCAGGCCACGATCGTCCACCACGGGTGTCTCACGACGAAGCGTGCGAGCCCAGCGAACATGCGTCTTTCCTTCGGTTCTGGAGGATGTGTAGCGGATGCGTATCAAACGGTAGAGACTCGGCGCCTCCTTGAGGTCACCCCGTGCGCCGAATTCGGACGTGATACCTCGGGGGAGTGCCTCCTCCTACAGGAGGGCACCACGGCGGATAGCCTCGTCCCCATGGACAACGACGTTCACCTGGGTTTCGAAACGGTGGCCATCCACGCCGGTCAGGAGCCGGACCCCGTCACGGGGGCGGTCGTGCCGCCGATCTACCAGGTCTCGACCTATAAGCAGGACGGCATCGGGGGCCTGCGCGGCGGCTACGAGTACTCGCGATCGGCGAATCCCACGCGTACGTCGCTGGAGGTATGCCTCGCCGAGATCGAGGGCGGCGTGCGGGGACTGGCGTTCGCGTCCGGGCTCGCCGCCGAGGACGCGCTGCTGCGCACGGTCTGCCGCCCGGGCGACCACGTGATCATCCCGAACGACGCCTACGGGGGCACCTACCGGCTGTTCGCGAAGGTCGCCGAGCCGTGGGGCGTCGCGTTCGACCCGGTGCCGCTCGGGGACGTCGCCGCGGTGCGGGCCGCCGTCCGTCCGGACACGCGGATCATCTGGGTGGAGACGCCGACGAACCCGCTGCTCGGCGTGGCCGACATCGCGGCGCTCGCCTCGGTCGCCCGGGACGCCGGCGCGCTGCTCGTCGTCGACAACACCTTCGCCTCGCCCTACCTGCAGCGCCCGCTGGAGCTCGGCGCCGACGTCGTCGTGCACTCCACCACCAAGTACATCGGCGGGCACTCCGACGTGGTCGGCGGCGCGCTGATCGTCGCGGACCCGGCCCTCGGCGAGCGGCTCGCGTTCAACCAGAACTCGATGGGCGCGGTCGCGGGCCCGTTCGACGCCTGGCTGACGCTGCGCGGCATCAAGACCCTCGGCGTCCGCATGGACCGGCACTGCGCGAACGCCGAACGGGTCGTCGACATGCTCACGCGGCACCCGTCCGTCCGGCGGGTCCTGTACCCGGGGCTGCCCGAGCACCCGGGGCACGAGATCGCCGCCAAGCAGATGAAGGGGTTCGGCGGCATGGTCTCCTTCCGGATGGAGTCGGAGGAGGCGGCCGTCCGCGTCTGCGAGCGGACGAAGCTGTTCACCCTGGGCGAGTCGCTCGGCGGGGTCGAGTCGCTCATCGAGCACCCCGGCCGGATGACGCACGCGTCGGCCGCCGGATCGCCCCTGGAGGTGCCCGCCGACCTGGTGCGGCTCTCCGTCGGCATCGAGGACGCCGGAGATCTCCTCCGCGACCTCGAAACGGCACTGAGCTGAACGAACCACCCTTCCCGCGCCGAACTTGATCAAAACATCTATGATGAGCGCGCCAGGTTTCCAGGTGCGAAGGGGTCCCGGGTGCGCAAGGCAGTGGTGTTCAGCGCGGCTCTCGCGGCGACGTGCGCGTCGGCCGTGGCCGTCCCGTTGACGGCGCAGGCGGCGGCCCCCGGCCCCACGGCCACGCCCGCACCGTCCACCCCGGCGCCGGACGCCACGACCGGCCCGTCGGACGCGCCGGAGACGCCGGAGGCACCGGGGACGCCCGCCGAGCCGGAGGCCCCGGCCGGCTCCACGGCCGACGGCACCGTCACCGCCAGCGCCGTGATGGTGACGCCCGAGCTGCCGAAGACCGAGACCTACCCGTACGGCCCCGGCGAGCGGCAGCAGGTCGACGCCTACTGGACGACGTCCGAGCGCGGCACCGCGCCGCGTCCGGCCGTCCTGGTCGTGCACGGCGGCTACTGGCTGCAGGGCGACAAGAGCGCCTGGGAGTACTTCGCGCGGCGCCTCGTCGCCGACGGCTACGTCGTCCTGGCGACGAACTACCGGCTCGCGCCCGCCGCGCAGTGGCCCGCCCAGCGCACCGACGTGGCGGCGGCGCTGAACTTCCTCAAGACCAACGCCGCCCGCTGGAACGCCGACCCCGAGCGCGTCGTCGTGATCGGCTCGTCCTCCGGCGGGCACCTCGCCACCCAGCTCGGCACCTACGGCGACGGCGGCGAGCGCGTCCGCGGCGTGGTCGCCCTGTCCCCGCCGAACGACCCCGAGCTCGCCTACACCGACGGCGCCGCGCCCACCGCCGACCACCGGCAGCAGAAGCTGCGCCGCGCCGTCGTCGAGCTGCTCGGCTGCGACCCGGCCGAGTCCGCCGCCGGGTCGCGCTGCTGGCGGCTGCTCGCCGACGCCAAGTCCGAGACCCACGTCTCCGCCGGAGACGCCCCGATGCTGTTCATGCACGGGACGAGCGAGTTCGTCCCGGTCGCCGAGAGCCGCGGCCTGGCGACCGCGCTGCGCGCCGCCGGGATCGAGGCGACGATCAAGACGGTCGAGGGGGCCGGGCACGCGGCCGAGCTGCTCAACGACCCCGACGCCTACCCGACGATCGCCGAGTGGCTCGAGCGGCACCTCGCCCCGGAACCGTCCGGTGGCGCCCCGGTCGGCGAGGACGACGAGGGCGACGACGACGAACCGCCCGTCGAGCTCCCGAGCGCCCTCCCGACCCAGCGCGCCACCGACGACTGACGCCGCTCCAGGCGCCGGTCAGTGTCATGGTGGGGGAGGCCCCCCACCCGCCGGAACGGCGGGCTGACCGTCGCCTCCCGCTCCGCCAGGGCTCCGCTCCAGGCGCCGGTCAGTGTCATTGTGGGGGGACGACCCCCCACAGCCCCTGGAACGGCTGACCGGCGCCTTCCGCTCCGCCAGGGCTCCGCTCCAGGCGCCGGTCAGCCGTTCCAGACCATCAGCACCAGGATCACCAGCCAGATCAGCGCGACCACGCCGGACAGCGCCGCGATCCGGCCGCGCTCGACCTGCGCGACGTCCGCGCCGGGCGCGTCCTCCCGGACGGCCTCCCGCGCTTCCTGCCTTTCGGCCTCCTCGGTCTTCTCGACCTTCGGCTTCTCCCCGCCGTCCGCGGCCTCGGCCGGTGCAGAGGCGGGGGCGGGGGCGCCCGCGGCCTCCAGCAGGTGCACCGCGCGGCGCTGGTCCCGGTCCACGATCAGCAGCAGCACCAGCGCGACGATGAACAGCGTCATAGACGCCGACAGCCACACCTGGTCGAACTGCCCGTTCGCCAGGAAGATGCCGAACAGGAAGACGCCCAGGCACGCCACGCCGTAGATCTGCGTGGTCCGGTTCAGGTACCGGACGACCGACGTGTTGCGCTTGCGGATGTAGCGCGGCGTGGACATCGTCGCGGCGGTCAGCGGTCCCAGCGTGAAGATCGCGAAGCCGATGTGCAGGATCAGCAGCAGGTGGTCGGAAGTCGACATGACGCCGACCCTATGGCCTGTGGACCGGAGCCGTGGCGGAGGCGGCCCGAACGGCCGCGTCAGGTCGCCGGACGGCCGTCCCGGCGCAGGCGGGCGAGGGCCACGGCGGCCAGCAGCAGGCTCGCGCCGCTCGCCACCGTGCGGATCTGGTTGAAGAGCTGCCAGCGGCCCGAATAGTCCGCCCAGACGCGCCGGGCCTCCTCGGCCGAGGCCGGGACCGCGACGGCGGCGAGGTCCTCGTTCATCGGGACGTTCACCAGCATCGTCAGCAGCAGGCCGCCGCCCAGGTAGACGGCGGCGGCGACCGCCAGCAGCACGGCCGGTGCGCGCCGCCGGGCCCGTAGGGCGAGGACGGCCGCGAGCGCCATGACCGCCGGGGTCAGGAAGAACGCCGGGAAGAACACGGCGTTGCGCACCGACGCGTTCATGGACTGCATCGCCGCGATCGCCACGCGCGGATCCGCGTCGTCCAGGCCCCACATGGTCGAGCACACCCAGGCGTAGAAGAAACCGAACACCGCGCCGCCGAACATGATCGCGGCGATCCCCGCCCCGAGCGCCGCATCGATCCGCCGTCCCGTCACGGCGGCCTCCCTCCGATAGAACCGAACTCATGCGTACGTTTTCAGTATCCGAACCGGCTGTTACGCTTGTCAACATGGCAGAGCAGACGGGACGGCGTCGCGGCAGGCTGCCCGCGGCCGAACGGGAGCGTCGTCGGGCCGAGGTGCTCGACGCCGCGCTGTCGGTCGTCACCGAGCAGGGGTACGACCGGGCGACGATGAGCGACGTCGCCGCCCGCGCGGGGGCGTCGAAGGAGACCCTGTACGCGTGGTTCGGCGACCGGGAAGGGCTCATCGCCGCGCTGATCGAGGCCAACGCCGACGCCTCGGCCGCGCGGCTCGTCGCCCTGGTCGGGGACCGGGACGTCACGCCCGGCACCGCCCGGCGCGCGCTCGTCGCCTACGCCACCGGCCTGCTCACCCTGCTGACCGGCCCGTCCTCGGTGACGCTCAACCGCGCGGCGATGGCCTCCCCGTCGCTGGCGCGCACCCTGCTGTCATCGGGACGGCACCGCATCGGCCCGCTCGTCGAGGACTACCTGGAGCGCCTGCACGCGGCGGGGATCGTGCACGCCCCCGACCCCGGGGAGGCGTACCGGACGCTGTACGGGCTCGTCGTCCGCGACACCCAGATACGCGTCCTGCTCGGCGAGGAGGCGCCGACGGCCGCGGAGATCGCCGAGCACGCCGAAACGGCCGTCACCGGCTTCCTCGCCCTCCACGCACCCGGCCGGCCGCCGTCCGCGTAGCGGGGCGCTACCTGCGGCCGCGCCGCACCCGCAGGTAGTCGCTCACGACGTACTCGCCGAGCCGCTGCGCGTCCGGCGCGAACACCCGGCCGCCGTTGCGCCGCGCGACCTCCTCCACGAACGACACCAGCCGGCGGTCGTCGGCCAGCATGAAGAAGTTCATCCCGGCGCCGCGCCGCGTCATCTTGTCGACCTCCGCGAGCGTCAGCACCAGCGTCTCGGTCGACGGCGGGTAGTCGAACAGCGAGCGCCCGTCCGGCCGCAGATGCGCGGTCGGCTCGCCGTCCGTCACCACCAGCACGATCGGCTCGAAGTCCGGGTGCCGGTCCAGATGGCGGCCCGCGATCATCAGCGCGTGGTGCAGGTTCGTGCCCTGCACCATGTCCCAGTCGAGCCCCGCCATCTCCGTGGGCTGCAGCGTCCGCGCGTAGTTCGAGAACCCGACGATCTGGATCGCGTCCTGCGGGAACTTGCTGGTCACGAGCGTGTGCAGGGCGAGCGTCGTCTGCTTGGCCGCCGCCCACGTCCCGCGCAGCACCATCGAGTACGACAGGTCGACCAGCAGGCAGACGGCCGCGCCCGTGCGCCGCTCGGTCTCGTGCACCTCGAAGTCGTCCACACCCAGCCGGACGGGCCGCGGGCCGGGCACGATGTCCGACCGCACACCGCCGGCCGGATCGGCGACCTCGGCCGGGACGGCCGGGGCCACGGGCGCGGACAGGCCGTTCATCGCGCTCCGGCGGACCGCGTTGCTCACCGTCCGGACGACGTCCAGCGGCTGCTCGTCCCCGAACCGCCACGGGCGGCTCGACCCGGTCAGCTCGCCCGCCTGCCCGGCGTCCCGCTGGTCGTGGTCGCCCGGCCGGCCCGACGCGAGCTGCGAGAACACCCGCCGCAGCGCCGTCTCGCCGAGGCGCCGCACCGCCTTCGGCGTCAGCTCCAGCTTGCCCCGGTTCCGCCGCAGGTAGCCCTGCCGCTCCAGCTCCGCCTCGATCCGCCGGAGCGCCTGCAGATCGTCCACCGCGCGGCGGCCCAGCGCCCGCCGCACCGCGTCCTCGTCGATGTCGTCCAGCCGCGCGCCCGGATACTCCTGCCCGAGCGCCGCCTCCAGCTCCGCGAGATCCGCCAGCTCCGCCAGCGCGGACGTCGCGTCGCCCATGCCGAGCGGGTCCTCACCGGTCATCGGCTCGGCGCCGCCCCACCCGAGGTCGGGCCGCCGGGCGCGCAGCGAGTCCCCGAGCCGCGTCATCTCCATCGCGAGGCCAGCGTCCTTCATGGCCTCGTCCATCAGCCCGGCCAGCTCCGCCCGCTGCTCCGGGCTCAGCGACGCCAGCAGCCGGTCCATCGCCGCGGCCCGCCGCGCCAGCGCGTCCACCAGCTCCTCGAGGTTCTCCGGACGGTCGGGGAAGAAATCCCCGTAATCGTCCATGAACCGGTCGAAATCCTCGGGAGTGTGCTCGCCGCGGGCGTCCTTCTCCAGCATCGCGTTCAGCGCGGACATCATGTCCTTGACGCGCTGCATCTGCGCCGGATCCTGGCTCTGCAGGGCCTGCTTCATGCCCTGGAACTGCGCGTCCAGCACCTCGCTGCGCAGCATGTCCTTCAGCCGCTCGAACGTCTCGCGCGCCGCGCCCGACTTCCACTCGTAGTTCGAGAGGCGCCGCACGGCCTGCGACGTGTCGTCCGGCAGCGCGTCCAGCTCGGTCTCGCGCAGCCGCGCGTCGTCGGACGGGTCGGGGAACAGCTCGGCCCGCTCCTGCCCGATCGCGGTGTCGAGCAGCGCGCGCGCCTGCTCCAGGGTGCCGTCCAGCCGGCCCCGGTCCCGCAGCGCCCGGCGCCGCTCGCGCACGTCGCGGAGCAGGTCGTCGAGCCCGCGCCCGTCACGGCCCGGCAGCCCCCGCCGCAGCAGGTCCCGCAGCGCGTCGCCCGGCCGCGTCCCGTCCAGCACCGCGTCGCCCACGGCGTCGAGGGCGCCGCGGACGTCGTAGGGCGGGGCCAGCGGGTCGGGCCCGTCCTCGTACGCGCCGTACCGGTATCCGCTCACAGTCGCGCCCCCAAATCGGCAGCCCTCAGGTGCGGTAGGTGGATGTCCCGTCGGCCGCGTCCTTCGACAGCCGCCGGGTCAGGAACAGCCCCTCCAGGGCGAACTCCAGCGCGGCCGCCGCCTGCCCGGGGGACTCCCCGGACATCCCCAGCCGCTCCATCATCCGCGCGAGGCCCGGGACCTGCCCGACGCGGCGCAGCAGCTCCGACGCCGCCACCAGCTCGCCCGACTCGACGCTGTCGCCCGCGTCGAACTTGTCGAGCAGCCCGCTCAGATCGGCGGCGCCCAGCGTCCGCCGGTAGGTCTCCGCGACGGCCCGCCGCAGCAGATGCTCGAGCACCTCCTGCTCGCGGCCCTCCTCGCTGACCTCGAACTCCACCTTGCCCAGCAGCGCGGGCACCACCGCCGGCAGGTCGCAGACCCGCGCCACCGCGTGGTCCTCGCCGGTCAGCGCCGCCCGGCGCACCGCGCCCGCCGCGACCGTCTCGGCGCCCGCCAGCGCGAACCGCGCCGACACCCCGGACCGCCCGTCGACCGCCGTCGACTCGCGGACCAGCCGGGTGAACCGCCCGATCACCTCGACCAGGTGGTCGGGCACCTCGGCGGGCACCCCGCCCAGGTCGGCGAAGTCGGACTCCTGGCGGATGAGCGCCAGCTCGGCGTCCAGCTCCAGCGGGTAGTGGGTGCGGATCTCCGCGCCGAACCGGTCCTTCAGCGGCGTGATGATCCGGCCGCGGTTGGTGTAGTCCTCGGGGTTGGCGCTGGCCACCAGCAGCACGTCCAGCGGCAGCCGGAGCGCGTACCCGCGGATCTGCACGTCCCGTTCCTCGAGCACGTTCAGCAGCGCCACCTGGATCCGCTCCGCGAGGTCCGGCAGCTCGTTGATCGAGAAGATGCCCCGGTTGGTCCGCGGGACGAGCCCGAAGTGCACGGTCTCCGGATCGCCGAGCGTCCGGCCCTCCGCGACCTTGATCGGGTCGACGTCGCCGATCAGGTCGCCGACGCTGGTGTCGGGCGTCGCGAGCTTCTCGCCGTACCGCTCGTCCCGGTGCCGCCACGCCACCGGCAGCCCGTCGCCCAGCTCGTCCGCCAGCCTGCGGCACCGCACGCACACCGGCTCGTACGGATGGTCGTTGATCTCGCAGCCGGCGACGACCGGCGTCCACTCGTCCAGCAGGCCGACCAGGGTGCGGATCAGCCGCGTCTTGCCCTGCCCGCGCTCGCCCAGGAGCACCAGGTCGTGCCCGGCGAGCAGCGCCCGTTCCAGATGGGGAAGCACGGTCTCGTCGAACCCGAGGATCCCGGGGAACCGCGGCTCGCCCGATCTCAGCCGGTCGAGCAGGTTGCGCCGGATCTCTGCCTTCACCGGACGCTGGACGTGACCGCTGTTGCGCAGCTCGCCCACCGTGGTCTCGCGAGGTGTGGATGCACGCACGAGATCGACACTACGTTATTTACTTGGGGGAGCGACCCCCCAAGCCCCCCGGATTGTCGCGGGACGATCCTCGCGTGCTGTTGCGAGAGACCGTGTGCCGTGCGGCACGCGTACGCACGCTGCGGTCGTCCCGCTCCTCGCGCCGGACGGTCCTCGCGCCCGGCTGGGGGCCCCCGGGGCCCGGTGAGCACTCGCCGAGGCGCTGCGGTCGCCCAGCGCGTGGACTTCGACCTTGCAGGCGGCTGCATGCGTTCGCTTGCTGGGGCCCACTTGGGGGTTGGTGGGTCCGGATGGGGTTTCGCGTTTGGGTGCAGGCCCCCATGCACGCTCGTCCCACGCGTTGTTTGTTTGGGGGAGCGCCCCCCAAGCCCCCTCCGGATTGTCGCGGGACGATCCTCGCGTGCTGTTGCGAGAGACCGTGTGCCGTGCGGCACGCGTACGCACGCTGCGGTCGTCCCGCTCCTCGCGCCGGACGGTCCTCGCGCCCGGCTGGGGGCCCCCGGGGCCCGGTGAGCACTCGCCGAGGCGCTGCGGTCGCCCGGCGCGTGAGCTTCGACCTTGCAGGCGGCTGCATGGGTCGTTTGCGGGGGTTGCCGGGGGTGGGGCGGTCCGAATGGTTCGTGTGTCTGGGTGCCGGGCCCTCGTGCATGTTCGTCCTGCGTCGAGGCGGTGCGGTCGCCCGCCGCGCCGATCCTGCAGGCGGCTGCATGCGGTCGTTCGCGCGGGCCTGCGTGGGGTTGCCGGGTCCGGGTACCTTCCCGCGTCTGGGGCGGACCCTCGGCGAAGGCTCGTTCCACGTCGAGGTGCTGGGGTCCTTACGCGTCCGGTGCGTCACCCGCGAAGTCGTGGGGGTCTGCATGCGTTCGCTTGCTGTGGTCTGCCTGGGGTACGGGTGTCGTGGACTGGATGGTTCGTGTGGCTCGTTTCTCGGAGGCCCGCATGACGATCACTCGGCCGGCGACCCCGACCACGGGCACGCTTCGCGCGGCCGTAGGCGCCCCGCGCCGGAGGTCGCGCGAAGCGGGGAGCCGGGCGACCGGAGCGTGCGTACGATCGCCGAAGGGGACACGATGTCTTGCAACAGCACGCGAGGATCGCCCGGCGACTGACGGGGGTTCCAGGGGGTCGCCCCCCTGGGTGGACAAGGAGGCGCTATGGCTCGGTTCGGTGATGGGCTGGCTGTCGGCCCGGATCTGTCCAGTGCCGCCGTAACGGCGGTGGAGGAGGCGCTGGCGCCGCTCAGCGCGGCGCCGGACCTGGTCTGCGTGTTCATCTCCGGCGAGGACCCCGACGAGATCGAGGCGGCGGCGCACGGGGCGGCGCTGGCGGCGGGGCCCGCGGTGATGATCGGGTGCAGCGGCGCCGGGGTGATCGGCGCCGGGCGGGGCGTGGAGGAGACTGGGGCGGTGAGCGCGTGGGCGGCGGTGCTGCCGGACGCGCGGATCGACCCGTTCCGGCTGGAGACGCTGCGCTCGGACGATCGGCTGATCGTCGTCGGGATGCCCGAGGGGCAGGACGACGACGTGGTGGGCGTGCTGCTCACCGATCCGTACAGCTTCCCCGTGGACGCGTTCGTCGAACGTTCGGACGACGCGCTGCCGGGGCTGCCGCTGGTCGGGGGGCTCGCGGAGGGCAGCGGCCCGGGGACGGTGCGGCTGTTCATCGACGGCGAGGTCCACTCCGACGGGGCGGTCGGGGTCGTGATCGGCGGGTCGGTGGCGGCGGCGACGCTGGTCAGCCAGGGGGCGCGGCCGATCGGGCCCGACATGGTCGTGACGCGTGCGGAGGAGAACGTCCTGTACGAGCTGGCGGGCACCCCGGCGCTGGAGAAGCTCGAGGAGATCGTCGTTGGGCTGCCCGACGACGAGCAGGAGATGGCGGGCCGCGGGCTGCTGATCGGCGTCGCGATGGACGAGTACGCCGACGAGCACGAGCACGGTGACTTCCTCGTGCGGGGGGTGGTCGGGGCCGACACCGAGAACGGCGCCATCGCGATCGGGGACGTGGTGGACGTGGGCCGCACGGTCCGGTTCCAGGTGCGGGACGCGGGCGCGGCGGAGGAGGATCTCGCGGCGCTGCTCGAGCGGTTCGACATGGCGCCGGTCGAGGGCGCGCTGCTGTTCTCCTGCAACGGGCGCGGGAAGTCGATGTTCCCCGACTCCGACCATGACG
Proteins encoded in this region:
- a CDS encoding cystathionine gamma-synthase yields the protein MDNDVHLGFETVAIHAGQEPDPVTGAVVPPIYQVSTYKQDGIGGLRGGYEYSRSANPTRTSLEVCLAEIEGGVRGLAFASGLAAEDALLRTVCRPGDHVIIPNDAYGGTYRLFAKVAEPWGVAFDPVPLGDVAAVRAAVRPDTRIIWVETPTNPLLGVADIAALASVARDAGALLVVDNTFASPYLQRPLELGADVVVHSTTKYIGGHSDVVGGALIVADPALGERLAFNQNSMGAVAGPFDAWLTLRGIKTLGVRMDRHCANAERVVDMLTRHPSVRRVLYPGLPEHPGHEIAAKQMKGFGGMVSFRMESEEAAVRVCERTKLFTLGESLGGVESLIEHPGRMTHASAAGSPLEVPADLVRLSVGIEDAGDLLRDLETALS
- a CDS encoding alpha/beta hydrolase; its protein translation is MRKAVVFSAALAATCASAVAVPLTAQAAAPGPTATPAPSTPAPDATTGPSDAPETPEAPGTPAEPEAPAGSTADGTVTASAVMVTPELPKTETYPYGPGERQQVDAYWTTSERGTAPRPAVLVVHGGYWLQGDKSAWEYFARRLVADGYVVLATNYRLAPAAQWPAQRTDVAAALNFLKTNAARWNADPERVVVIGSSSGGHLATQLGTYGDGGERVRGVVALSPPNDPELAYTDGAAPTADHRQQKLRRAVVELLGCDPAESAAGSRCWRLLADAKSETHVSAGDAPMLFMHGTSEFVPVAESRGLATALRAAGIEATIKTVEGAGHAAELLNDPDAYPTIAEWLERHLAPEPSGGAPVGEDDEGDDDEPPVELPSALPTQRATDD
- a CDS encoding DUF1772 domain-containing protein, producing MTGRRIDAALGAGIAAIMFGGAVFGFFYAWVCSTMWGLDDADPRVAIAAMQSMNASVRNAVFFPAFFLTPAVMALAAVLALRARRRAPAVLLAVAAAVYLGGGLLLTMLVNVPMNEDLAAVAVPASAEEARRVWADYSGRWQLFNQIRTVASGASLLLAAVALARLRRDGRPAT
- a CDS encoding TetR/AcrR family transcriptional regulator gives rise to the protein MAEQTGRRRGRLPAAERERRRAEVLDAALSVVTEQGYDRATMSDVAARAGASKETLYAWFGDREGLIAALIEANADASAARLVALVGDRDVTPGTARRALVAYATGLLTLLTGPSSVTLNRAAMASPSLARTLLSSGRHRIGPLVEDYLERLHAAGIVHAPDPGEAYRTLYGLVVRDTQIRVLLGEEAPTAAEIAEHAETAVTGFLALHAPGRPPSA
- a CDS encoding sigma 54-interacting transcriptional regulator, with protein sequence MRASTPRETTVGELRNSGHVQRPVKAEIRRNLLDRLRSGEPRFPGILGFDETVLPHLERALLAGHDLVLLGERGQGKTRLIRTLVGLLDEWTPVVAGCEINDHPYEPVCVRCRRLADELGDGLPVAWRHRDERYGEKLATPDTSVGDLIGDVDPIKVAEGRTLGDPETVHFGLVPRTNRGIFSINELPDLAERIQVALLNVLEERDVQIRGYALRLPLDVLLVASANPEDYTNRGRIITPLKDRFGAEIRTHYPLELDAELALIRQESDFADLGGVPAEVPDHLVEVIGRFTRLVRESTAVDGRSGVSARFALAGAETVAAGAVRRAALTGEDHAVARVCDLPAVVPALLGKVEFEVSEEGREQEVLEHLLRRAVAETYRRTLGAADLSGLLDKFDAGDSVESGELVAASELLRRVGQVPGLARMMERLGMSGESPGQAAAALEFALEGLFLTRRLSKDAADGTSTYRT
- a CDS encoding FIST N-terminal domain-containing protein; amino-acid sequence: MARFGDGLAVGPDLSSAAVTAVEEALAPLSAAPDLVCVFISGEDPDEIEAAAHGAALAAGPAVMIGCSGAGVIGAGRGVEETGAVSAWAAVLPDARIDPFRLETLRSDDRLIVVGMPEGQDDDVVGVLLTDPYSFPVDAFVERSDDALPGLPLVGGLAEGSGPGTVRLFIDGEVHSDGAVGVVIGGSVAAATLVSQGARPIGPDMVVTRAEENVLYELAGTPALEKLEEIVVGLPDDEQEMAGRGLLIGVAMDEYADEHEHGDFLVRGVVGADTENGAIAIGDVVDVGRTVRFQVRDAGAAEEDLAALLERFDMAPVEGALLFSCNGRGKSMFPDSDHDAKVLDRAFGPAGVGGFFAAGEIGPVSGRNHVHGFTASILAFGRSGERA